The window GGGAAGGCGGAGCACCTCGAAGCGATGCCGCCGTACCAGGGCGGGGGCGACATGATCCTGCGGGTTACCTTCGAAAAGACCACCTACAACGCGGTCCCGTGGAAGTTCGAGGCGGGCACTCCGAACATCGCCGGTGCGGTCGGGTTGCGCGCTGCCATCGACTATCTCGACGCGATCGGCCTGGAGGCGGTGTCCGCGCACGAGCGGGAACTGCTCGCGTACGCGACGAAAGAGGTGGGGAGGATCCCGGGAGTGCGTATCGTTGGGACCGCGAGGGAGAAAGCCGGCATCCTTTCGTTCGTCGTCGAGGGAGTGCACCCCCATGACCTCGGGACGATCCTCGACCACGAAGGGATCGCCATCCGGGCCGGCCACCATTGCGCCATGCCGCTCATGGACCTCCTCGGGTTGCCGGCGACCGCCCGGGCATCGTTCGGCCTTTACAACACCCCGGTCGAGGTGGACCTCCTCGCTGCCGGGATCCGGAAGGCCAGGGAGCTCTTTCGATGACCGTCGACCTCCGGTCCCTTTACCAGGAGATCATCGTCGATCACAACCGGCGCCCCCGGAACTTCCGCGAGATCCCCGACGCCGACCGAACCGCGAACGGCGACAATCCCCTTTGCGGGGATCGCTTGACCGTGTACGTGAAAGTACAGGGGGGAGTGATCCGGGATATCGGGTTCGTGGGGAACGGCTGCGCCATCTCCACGGCGTCGGCATCTCTCATGACGGAGGCGCTTCTCGGCAAGACCGAGCAGGAGGCGGCCGCCCTGTTCGAGAAATTTCACGACAGGATCGCCGGTACCGGACGCGGCACGGACGGATCCCTCGGGAAACTGGAGGCCTTCGCCGGGGTTCGCGAATTTCCCGCGCGGGTGAAATGCGCCACGCTGGCGTGGCACACGGCGCGGACCGCCTTGAACACGCCGGGACGGACCGCGTCGACGGAGTGATCCGGCCCTTCCCGAAACGCTACTTTTTCTTCCGCTGCTGCCGGGCGATCACCCGCTGCTTCGCCTCTTCGTTCCTGCGGCGGTCCTCCGCAGTCTCCAACAGCAGCTTCGGCACCTCGACCGGCCTTCCCTGGTCGTCCAGCGCCACCATCAGGAAATAGGACGAATTCGTGTGGGTCCTCTTCCCCGTGCGCGGTTCCTCCGCCTCGACGCGGACTCCGACCTCCATCGAGGTGCGCCCAACATGGTTCACGGAGGCGTGGAAGGTGACGAGGTTTCCGATGAAGACAGGGGCGTGAAATTCGAAGTGGTCCACGGCGGCGGTGACGCAGTTTCTGCCGGAGTGCCGGATCGCCACCACGCCGGCGGCCGAGTCGGCCAGCTTCATGATATTCCCCCCGTGGACGTTCCCCGCGGGATTCGCGTCCTGGGGCGTCATCTCCTGCGCCATCACCAGTCGGGTCGCCGACACCGGCTTCGCATCCGCAGTCATCGCATCCTCCTCGTTTTCCTTCTCCAGCGCCGGCAGGGCCGGGCGGGAGGTCAGCCCGCGATCAGGGCGTGGTATTCCTGGAGGCTCCGGACCGTTCCGTGACCCTGTCGGTGCGCGGAGATTCCCATGGCGGTGGCGATGGCCGCCGCCGTAGTGGTGATGTAGGGAACCTTGTGCTTGATGGCCGCTTTTCGTATGTAGGAGTCGTCGTGAATGCTGGTCTTCCCGGCCGGCGTGTTGACGACCAAGTGGATCTCCCCGTTCTTGATGGCGTCGGTGATGTTGGGGCGCCCCTCGTGCACCTTCAGGATCGGGGAGGCCGCGATGCCGTTCGACGCGAGGAACTTCCGCGTCCCGTTTGTCGCCACGATGGAGAACCCCAGCTCGGCGAACCGCCGGGCCGCGTCGAGCGCCCCCGCCCGGTCGCGCTCGGAGACGGTGATGAGAACCGTCCCCTGCAGCGGGAGGAGTTGGCCGGCGGCGACCTGCGCCTTGAAAAAAGCCTCCCCGTAATTCTCCGCCATCCCCAGGACCTCCCCGGTGGAGCGCATCTCCGGCCCGAGGAGCGGGTCGACCTCCGGGAACATGTTGAACGGGAAGACCGCCTCCTTGACCCCGAAGTGGAGGAAGGGGCGGCGGACGAGGTTCAAATCGCGCAGCTTCTTTCCGAGCATGACCTGGGTGGCAAGGCGGGCCATCGGGATGTTGCAGACCTTGCTGACGAGCGGCACCGTCCGGCTCGCGCGGGGGTTGGCCTCCAGAATATATACCGTGTCCTTCTCGATGGCGTACTGGATGTTCATCAGTCCCACCACGCCGAACTCCACGGCGATCTTCCGCGTGTACTCCTCGATCGTGTCGATGTGCTTCCTGGGGATGCTGACCGGCGGGATCACGCACGCCGAGTCGCCGGAATGGACACCGGCGAGTTCGATGTGCTCCATCACTGCCGGGACGAAGGCGTCGGTCCCGTCGGCGACGGCGTCGGCCTCCGCCTCGATGGCGTCCTCCAGGAACCGGTCGATCAGGATCGGCCGCTCGGGGGCGATCTCCACCGCCTTGGCCAGATACTCCCGGAGCATCTCCTCGTCGTGCACCTTCTCCATCGCGCGCCCCCCCAGGACGTACGATGGGCGGACCATCAGCGGGTACCCTATCCGTGCGGCGATGGAGAGGGCCTCACCGAGGGTGCTCGCCATTCCCGACTCGGGCTGCGGAATCCCCAGCTTCGCGATGATCTTGCGGAATCGGTCCCGGTCCTCCGCGAGATCGATCGTCGCCGGGGAGGTGCCGAGGATCCGGACCCCCGCCGCCTCGAGTTCGCCGGCGAGGTTCAAGGGGGTCTGGCCGCCGAACTGCACGATGACCCCCTCGGGATTCTCCTTTTCGTAGATCGAAAGCACGTCCTCCACGGTCAGGGGTTCGAAGTAGAGTTTGTCGGAGGTGTCGTAGTCCGTGGAAACGGTCTCCGGGTTGCAGTTGACCATGATCGATTCGTATCCGGCTTCGCGGAGGGCGAACGCGGCGTGGACGCAGCAGTAGTCGAACTCGATCCCCTGGCCGATCCGGTTCGGGCCGCCGCCGAGAACGAGGATCTTCCGCCGGTCGCTCGTCTCGACCCGGTTCGGACCGTTGTAGGTCGAGTAGTAGTAGGCGGCGTTCTCCACTCCGCTCACCGGGACCGCATCCCACGCTTCAACGACCCCGAGCGCGATCCGTCTCTGCCGGACCGCCGTCTCCGGGATGTCGAGGATGCGGGAGAGGTATTTGTCGGCGAACCCGTCCTTTTTCGCCTGAACGAGGAGGACGTCGGGTGGGAGATGCCCCTTGTGTTCCAGCAACCTCTCCTCGAGCTGCACGAGTTCCCGCATCCGATCGATGAACCATGGCTTGATGTGGGTGCGCTCGTAGAGGGCATCGGTGTTCGCCCCCTTGCGCAGCGCCTCGTACATGAGGAACTGGCGCTCGCTCGTCGGCTCGGCGAGCATATCCATGAGCTGTCGCAGGGACTTTCCGTGAAAGTCCTTTGCGAAGCCCAGCCCGTGGCGTCCGATTTCCAGGGAGCGGATCGATTTCTGGAGCGCCTCCTTGTACGTCTTCCCGATGCTCATCACCTCGCCGACCGCGCGCATCTGCGTCCCGAGGCGATCCTGTACCCCCTTGAACTTCTCGAAAGCCCACCGGGAGAACTTGACCACGACGTATTCCCCGGACGGGGTGTACTTCTCGAGGGTTCCATCGCGCCAGTAGGGGATCTCGTCGAGCGTCAGCCCGCAGGCGAGCAGGGAGGAGACGAAGGCGATGGGGAACCCGGTCGCCTTCGACGCGAGGGCGGAGGAGCGGGACGTACGCGGGTTGATCTCGATCACCACGACCTGCCCCGTCTTCGGATCATGGGCGAACTGGATATTCGTTCCGCCGATCACCTCGATGGCGTCGACGATATCGTACGAATATTTCTGGAGCCGTTCCTGGAGTTCCGGGGCGATCGTCAGCATCGGCGCGGTGCAGAACGAATCCCCTGTGTGCACCCCCATCGCGTCGACGTTCTCGATGAAGCAGACGGTGATCTTTTGCCCCTTGGCGTCCCGGACGACTTCCAGCTCGAGCTCCTCCCAACCGAGGACCGACTCCTCCACGAGGATCTGGCTCACGGGGCTCATCGAGAGCCCGCGGTTCGCGATCGTCCGGAATTCCTCCATGTTGTAGACGAAGCCGCCTCCCGTTCCCCCCATGGTGTAGGCGGGCCGGATCACCACGGGAAAACCGATCCGTTTCACGATTCGGACGGCTTCCTCGTAGTTGGTGGCGATCTCGCTTCGGGGCACCCCGATCCCAAGCCGCGACATGGTGTCCTTGAATTCCTGGCGGTCCTCCCCGCGCCGGATCGCATCCACGTTGACGCCGATCACCTGTACCCCGTACTTATCGAGGATTCCCTCCCGCGCCAGCGCCGAGGAGAGGTTGAGTCCGGTCTGACCGCCGAGGTTCGGAAGCAGGGCGTCGGGTTTCTCCCGGGCGATGATCTCGGTGAGGGACTCCACGTTCAGCGGTTCGATGTAGGTGACGTCGGCCATGGCGGGATCGGTCATGATGGTGGCCGGGTTCGAGTTGACCAGGACGATTTCGTATCCGAGCTTCTTGAGGGCCTTGCACGCCTGCGTTCCCGAGTAGTCGAACTCGCACGCCTGGCCGATGATGATCGGGCCGGACCCGATGATCAGGATCTTTCGAATGTCGTCGCGTCGCGGCATGACTCCCCCCGGAATAGAATCATTTATGTCGGATGTTCGAGGATAAACGTCTCCCGGTAGTTAACCCCACCGTCGACGCTTTGCCAAGCATAGAAACGGTTCCGGAAGGCAATCAAATATCGCGGACGAGACGCTCCAGCAACAGCAGAGAATGGATGGAAACGGGGAGGGGTGACGCCGCAGCCGGCCGGCGCCACCCTTCATCGGCTATGACGTCACTTTTTCCCGCAACCGCATGTGTTGCACATGTTGCCACCTCCTTTATTTAACATTAGATGACCGGATCCGCTGAATGGTGGCGATCCCGTAGCGGGAATCCGATCCGCAAATCCCGGAATCTTAAATGCATATGATCCAGTCGCGCCGGAGGAAAACATGGAATTTCTGACATACGACACCCGAAGATTTTTTCTGTTCGGTGCCCGCCTCTTTTTCGGGTTGTGGTTGCTGTACGGCGGCCTTATGAAATGGATCTTCATGGGGACTGCCGCGTTCGTCGGCCTCATTGCCGACCAGTTTGACAAGACCTGGTCGCCGCACGTTCTGAATGTTTTTCTCGCCTGGCTGATACTGCTCGCGGAGCCGGTGCTGGCCCTGCTGATTCTTTCCGGAATGAAAGCGCGCAAGGTGTGGACGCTGACGTCTTTTTACATGTTTCTGCTGACCATCGGTCAAACCATCCTCATGAAGCCCGACGTCATTGCCAATTGGCAATACCTGGTGCTGGTCCTCCTGTGTGCCGCTCTCAGTGATCCGGACCCCCTGCCGGGAGAGATCGGGAAAATCGGAAGCTAGCCCGCCCGCTCCCTTCGCTTCCGGCGCTCGGCCTGGATGCGGTCGAACTTCTCCTGCTGGTCTGAGCGCAGGATCGCCCGGACCCTGGCGCGGGAGCGTTCGATTGCCGCCTCCACCTGGGCCTGGACCGGTTTCCGGATTTCGACGATGTCCCGATGTGTCTCGGTGACAATCGCGCGCACTTGGTCCCGTTGGGTGGGATCGAGGTCCAGCGACCGGGAAAGACGCCTGACGATGAGGTCCACCGTGGCGCCGCCCCTTCCGGAGAGGACGGCCTCGTAGCTTTGACGGCCGACGCGGTGCTCGACCGCCGCTCCCGCAAGAGCGCCGAGCAGGAAGACCACCAGGACGCCGAGGACCGATTTCCATCGTTTCATGTGCATCACTCTCCCGTCAGGTAGTCGACCAGCGCGATCTCCTGGGTTCCCGAGGCGAGCGTCGTCACCGGATCGGCCGGATGCACCGGCGAATAGAAAAGGCTCCA is drawn from Candidatus Deferrimicrobium sp. and contains these coding sequences:
- the sufU gene encoding Fe-S cluster assembly sulfur transfer protein SufU; this encodes MTVDLRSLYQEIIVDHNRRPRNFREIPDADRTANGDNPLCGDRLTVYVKVQGGVIRDIGFVGNGCAISTASASLMTEALLGKTEQEAAALFEKFHDRIAGTGRGTDGSLGKLEAFAGVREFPARVKCATLAWHTARTALNTPGRTASTE
- a CDS encoding acyl-CoA thioesterase; the encoded protein is MTADAKPVSATRLVMAQEMTPQDANPAGNVHGGNIMKLADSAAGVVAIRHSGRNCVTAAVDHFEFHAPVFIGNLVTFHASVNHVGRTSMEVGVRVEAEEPRTGKRTHTNSSYFLMVALDDQGRPVEVPKLLLETAEDRRRNEEAKQRVIARQQRKKK
- the carB gene encoding carbamoyl-phosphate synthase large subunit, with protein sequence MPRRDDIRKILIIGSGPIIIGQACEFDYSGTQACKALKKLGYEIVLVNSNPATIMTDPAMADVTYIEPLNVESLTEIIAREKPDALLPNLGGQTGLNLSSALAREGILDKYGVQVIGVNVDAIRRGEDRQEFKDTMSRLGIGVPRSEIATNYEEAVRIVKRIGFPVVIRPAYTMGGTGGGFVYNMEEFRTIANRGLSMSPVSQILVEESVLGWEELELEVVRDAKGQKITVCFIENVDAMGVHTGDSFCTAPMLTIAPELQERLQKYSYDIVDAIEVIGGTNIQFAHDPKTGQVVVIEINPRTSRSSALASKATGFPIAFVSSLLACGLTLDEIPYWRDGTLEKYTPSGEYVVVKFSRWAFEKFKGVQDRLGTQMRAVGEVMSIGKTYKEALQKSIRSLEIGRHGLGFAKDFHGKSLRQLMDMLAEPTSERQFLMYEALRKGANTDALYERTHIKPWFIDRMRELVQLEERLLEHKGHLPPDVLLVQAKKDGFADKYLSRILDIPETAVRQRRIALGVVEAWDAVPVSGVENAAYYYSTYNGPNRVETSDRRKILVLGGGPNRIGQGIEFDYCCVHAAFALREAGYESIMVNCNPETVSTDYDTSDKLYFEPLTVEDVLSIYEKENPEGVIVQFGGQTPLNLAGELEAAGVRILGTSPATIDLAEDRDRFRKIIAKLGIPQPESGMASTLGEALSIAARIGYPLMVRPSYVLGGRAMEKVHDEEMLREYLAKAVEIAPERPILIDRFLEDAIEAEADAVADGTDAFVPAVMEHIELAGVHSGDSACVIPPVSIPRKHIDTIEEYTRKIAVEFGVVGLMNIQYAIEKDTVYILEANPRASRTVPLVSKVCNIPMARLATQVMLGKKLRDLNLVRRPFLHFGVKEAVFPFNMFPEVDPLLGPEMRSTGEVLGMAENYGEAFFKAQVAAGQLLPLQGTVLITVSERDRAGALDAARRFAELGFSIVATNGTRKFLASNGIAASPILKVHEGRPNITDAIKNGEIHLVVNTPAGKTSIHDDSYIRKAAIKHKVPYITTTAAAIATAMGISAHRQGHGTVRSLQEYHALIAG